The Candidatus Omnitrophota bacterium genome has a window encoding:
- a CDS encoding pitrilysin family protein, translating to MKRIKFFTLVLPLLILWQGLTFANEAVLRQVLKNGLTVLVKESAPKDLVTIDVAVRAAPKYEQEYLGTGISHLVEHMLFKGTAARKPGDIEKEVRSYGGLIDGAVSSDFTTYQLTVPSKNFAEAVRLLKDMLLNASFDPVEMNRERDVILKEVRMSEDDPEKKAILTLFFNSYIRHPYRYPAIGYEDLLNGLTRNDLVKYYNSRYIPNNIVIAIAGGVDCKDAIALIEKEFKDFRKPDYKASNTGGLEPPQIGKKLIEEEAPSTLSYMAMGFHSTGILSKDLFAMDVLSIILSRGNNSRFNKTLVEDRRVAHSISASNYTPEDPGLFIVSIILDKNNIEESSKLVLSEIDKIKNEGVTDSELETAKKMLLSDYILSKETIEGQARDLCESEIMTGVYDFSDRYIEGINKVTKSDIRRMALLYLNNDNLTEVRLTPKDESVLKDIKVPKSSGEEKIEKKKLPNGLTVLARRSAKVPAVAVTIVFSGGLLIETKENNGISAFVADMMLNGTKSRKEADIKGAIENRGGQIEPFSGFNSFGINIVALKDDLDLALEIAKDVILDSTFPQDEIGKEKVLAIADIRDEDGDIFQYGGLLMKRNLFEGHPYGMRYTGEIETISSFKRDELLNFYHTYCVPNNMVISVSGDIEPEKVFQKVEALFKSAPSRELQKKPLPEMLPGKIKKESFGMDRDQALLVLGFRTVGISNPDRYPLDVLDTLLSGMSGRLFSAIREKSGASYTLGCAQKLGLDTGFFLFYVATTKDKLELSKEKLYGEIKIIKDTAVSEEELNSAKKELVSSYKMLMQTNTSYSFQSALDELYGLGYDNLYKYEDQIKKVTKEDVKRVANKYFTLNAYTEIVIEPE from the coding sequence GTGAAGAGAATTAAATTTTTTACTCTGGTTCTACCGCTGCTGATTTTATGGCAGGGTTTGACTTTTGCAAATGAGGCCGTTTTAAGGCAAGTCCTTAAGAACGGCCTCACTGTTTTGGTGAAAGAGTCTGCGCCCAAAGACCTGGTCACTATAGATGTCGCCGTAAGAGCGGCTCCTAAATACGAGCAGGAGTATCTTGGCACAGGAATATCGCATCTTGTGGAGCATATGCTCTTTAAAGGCACCGCCGCAAGAAAACCGGGCGATATAGAAAAAGAGGTCCGGTCATACGGCGGACTCATCGACGGCGCGGTATCGAGCGATTTTACGACTTATCAGTTAACGGTTCCTTCCAAGAATTTTGCCGAGGCGGTTCGTCTTCTTAAAGATATGCTTTTAAATGCCTCATTCGATCCCGTCGAGATGAACAGGGAGCGGGATGTAATATTAAAAGAAGTGAGGATGAGCGAGGATGACCCCGAGAAGAAGGCCATTCTAACGCTATTTTTTAATTCATACATAAGGCATCCATACAGATATCCCGCGATAGGATACGAAGATCTGCTTAATGGCTTGACGAGAAACGATCTGGTCAAATATTACAACAGCCGATATATACCGAACAATATAGTCATCGCGATAGCGGGCGGCGTAGACTGCAAAGATGCTATCGCATTGATAGAGAAAGAGTTTAAGGATTTCAGGAAGCCGGATTACAAGGCTTCGAATACCGGCGGACTTGAGCCGCCGCAGATCGGCAAAAAACTTATCGAAGAAGAAGCGCCGTCGACGTTATCGTATATGGCTATGGGGTTCCATTCAACGGGCATCCTTAGTAAAGACCTCTTCGCTATGGATGTGCTTTCGATTATACTTAGCCGTGGGAACAACTCGCGTTTTAATAAAACCCTGGTTGAAGACAGAAGAGTAGCCCATTCCATATCTGCGTCAAACTATACGCCGGAAGATCCTGGTCTTTTTATAGTAAGCATAATCCTGGACAAGAATAATATCGAGGAATCGAGCAAGCTGGTTTTAAGCGAAATAGATAAGATAAAAAATGAAGGCGTGACGGACTCGGAGCTTGAAACCGCGAAGAAAATGCTTTTAAGCGACTATATACTCTCCAAAGAAACTATTGAGGGTCAGGCAAGAGACTTATGCGAAAGCGAGATAATGACCGGCGTGTATGATTTCTCGGATCGTTATATAGAAGGCATAAACAAGGTTACGAAATCCGACATAAGGCGCATGGCTCTGTTGTATCTTAATAATGACAATCTTACCGAAGTCAGGCTTACCCCAAAGGACGAATCGGTATTAAAAGATATAAAAGTGCCAAAATCTTCCGGCGAAGAGAAGATAGAAAAGAAAAAGCTTCCGAACGGCCTTACTGTGCTCGCGAGGCGAAGCGCCAAAGTGCCGGCGGTCGCTGTAACGATAGTATTCTCCGGAGGATTACTCATAGAGACAAAAGAAAATAACGGTATATCCGCTTTTGTTGCGGACATGATGCTTAACGGGACGAAGAGCAGGAAAGAAGCCGATATAAAAGGCGCTATTGAAAACCGCGGGGGCCAGATCGAGCCGTTCAGCGGATTTAACAGCTTCGGCATCAACATAGTGGCGCTTAAAGACGACCTCGACCTCGCGTTGGAGATCGCTAAGGATGTTATTTTAGATTCAACATTTCCGCAGGATGAGATAGGAAAAGAAAAAGTTTTAGCTATCGCGGATATAAGGGATGAAGACGGCGATATATTTCAATATGGCGGCCTATTGATGAAGAGGAACCTTTTTGAGGGGCATCCTTACGGTATGCGTTACACCGGAGAAATAGAAACCATTTCATCTTTCAAAAGGGACGAACTGCTCAATTTTTATCATACCTATTGTGTGCCGAACAATATGGTTATTTCTGTTTCCGGGGATATAGAGCCGGAAAAAGTATTCCAAAAGGTAGAAGCGCTGTTTAAGTCAGCGCCATCCAGAGAATTACAAAAGAAGCCATTGCCCGAAATGTTGCCGGGTAAAATAAAAAAAGAGTCCTTCGGGATGGACAGGGACCAGGCTCTTCTTGTTCTGGGCTTCAGGACCGTCGGCATAAGCAATCCGGACAGATATCCGCTGGATGTTCTGGATACGCTCTTATCGGGAATGTCAGGAAGGCTCTTTTCCGCGATACGCGAAAAATCAGGAGCTTCTTACACGCTCGGCTGCGCGCAAAAGCTCGGCCTCGACACGGGCTTTTTCTTATTTTATGTGGCTACCACGAAGGATAAGCTGGAATTGTCGAAAGAGAAACTTTACGGTGAAATAAAAATTATTAAAGACACGGCTGTGTCGGAAGAAGAATTGAATTCCGCGAAAAAAGAATTGGTAAGCAGCTACAAGATGCTTATGCAGACAAATACTTCATACTCATTCCAGAGCGCTCTGGACGAACTTTACGGATTGGGCTATGATAATCTCTATAAGTATGAGGACCAGATAAAGAAGGTAACAAAAGAGGATGTTAAGAGAGTCGCGAATAAATACTTTACCTTAAACGCATATACCGAAATAGTCATAGAGCCAGAGTAA
- the rpsU gene encoding 30S ribosomal protein S21: protein MPIVNVGENEPLEKALRRFKKKIEREGILRTLKERKHYEKPSERKRRKKRSTGSR, encoded by the coding sequence ATGCCAATAGTCAATGTTGGCGAGAATGAACCGCTCGAAAAGGCTTTACGACGTTTTAAGAAGAAGATCGAACGCGAAGGCATCTTAAGAACTCTCAAAGAGAGAAAACATTACGAAAAGCCAAGTGAGAGAAAACGCCGGAAGAAGCGATCGACGGGATCTCGGTGA
- a CDS encoding HAD family phosphatase, whose product MGAKVVKELNFKPKAIICDMDGVIVDSMPYHFLAWYEALRPMGISVKCFDVYTREGEHWEKSLMDFLKGSGISPTKDIFKKVFLARKKLFKNRFKRFVFKGAVEFLICMKKRGYPLGLVTATTKEGVKQILPRKIEKLFDFIVTGDCVKKGKPNPEPYLKASKSLKIKPSECLVIENAPYGVTSAKRAGMFCVAITTSLPKEYLKGADIIADRLEEVATLIDKACPIVIK is encoded by the coding sequence ATGGGCGCGAAAGTAGTAAAAGAATTAAATTTTAAGCCAAAAGCCATAATATGCGACATGGACGGTGTTATAGTCGATTCTATGCCGTATCATTTTCTCGCATGGTATGAAGCGCTGCGTCCGATGGGCATCAGCGTAAAGTGTTTTGATGTATATACCAGGGAAGGCGAACATTGGGAAAAGTCGCTGATGGACTTTCTTAAAGGTTCCGGAATAAGCCCCACGAAAGATATATTTAAAAAAGTATTTTTGGCCAGGAAGAAACTTTTTAAAAACCGGTTTAAAAGATTCGTGTTTAAAGGCGCGGTCGAATTTTTGATCTGCATGAAAAAGAGAGGGTATCCGCTGGGTTTAGTGACTGCAACCACAAAAGAAGGGGTAAAACAGATACTCCCCAGAAAGATAGAGAAGTTATTCGATTTTATAGTAACGGGAGATTGCGTTAAAAAGGGCAAGCCAAATCCGGAGCCGTACCTGAAGGCATCAAAGAGCCTTAAGATAAAACCATCCGAGTGTTTGGTTATAGAGAACGCGCCATACGGCGTAACTTCCGCGAAGAGGGCGGGAATGTTCTGCGTAGCTATAACGACGAGCCTGCCAAAAGAGTATCTTAAGGGCGCAGATATAATAGCCGATAGATTAGAAGAAGTTGCTACTCTGATTGACAAGGCATGCCCTATCGTGATAAAATAA
- the cobJ gene encoding precorrin-3B C(17)-methyltransferase gives MVGIGPGHIKHMSQCARKAIEESQVLVGYKTYVRLLGDLARGKEVIFSGMTEEVKRAKRAIENARRGKRVSIISSGDPGVYGMAGLVLELLKKDDLNRIEIEIIPGIIAATSCAALLGAPLMHDFAVISLSDLLTDLKLIKRRVELAAKADFVIALYNPKSTKRIIPFQKACEILLKYKSPQTPVGIVQNAYRDNQEVVVTTLERLISSEKINMATTIIVGNSKTYLKGGFMITPRGYGLLTS, from the coding sequence ATAGTCGGTATAGGGCCGGGACATATAAAGCATATGAGCCAATGCGCCCGGAAGGCCATAGAGGAATCCCAGGTTCTTGTCGGATATAAAACCTATGTGAGGCTGCTCGGTGATCTGGCCCGCGGTAAAGAGGTTATCTTTTCAGGCATGACTGAAGAGGTCAAGAGGGCAAAGCGCGCTATAGAGAATGCCCGAAGGGGTAAAAGGGTCTCTATTATTTCAAGCGGCGATCCCGGCGTTTATGGGATGGCTGGTTTGGTCTTGGAACTTTTAAAGAAAGATGACCTGAACAGGATTGAGATTGAAATTATTCCCGGTATCATTGCCGCCACATCTTGCGCGGCCCTTTTGGGAGCGCCTTTAATGCATGATTTTGCAGTCATCTCGTTAAGCGATCTTTTAACTGATTTGAAGTTGATTAAAAGAAGAGTCGAATTAGCCGCGAAGGCTGATTTTGTTATTGCGCTCTATAATCCTAAGAGCACCAAAAGAATCATTCCTTTCCAAAAGGCCTGCGAGATATTGTTAAAATATAAATCACCGCAAACGCCTGTGGGTATTGTGCAAAATGCCTACAGAGATAATCAGGAAGTCGTAGTCACTACCTTAGAGAGATTGATATCGTCCGAAAAAATAAATATGGCAACAACTATCATAGTCGGTAATTCCAAAACTTATCTAAAGGGCGGGTTTATGATCACGCCGCGTGGTTATGGACTATTGACATCCTGA
- a CDS encoding cobalamin biosynthesis protein codes for MKVAIVAITKKGKNTALEIKKNILGSEVHILSSKGRLKDLTKKLFSEFDGIIFCMATGIVVRIIAAYIKDKYTDPAIVVVDEGGRFAISLLSGHEGGANNLAIMVANSLGAEPVVTTASESKRNIVIGVGCRRGIKKGEIVKAVRYALTKTGHPINRVRYIATIDLKQNERGLQDACAELGIPLRIVPAELIKKFNGTYKRSSFVKEKIGIEGVSEPCALIVAKSPKLILPKTIIGRVTIAVVREA; via the coding sequence GTGAAGGTAGCCATTGTCGCAATAACTAAAAAAGGCAAAAACACAGCCCTGGAGATTAAAAAAAATATCTTAGGATCCGAAGTACATATCTTGTCGTCGAAGGGCAGGCTAAAAGATTTAACGAAAAAACTCTTTTCCGAATTTGATGGAATCATATTTTGTATGGCTACGGGCATTGTGGTCAGGATTATCGCTGCCTACATAAAGGATAAATATACCGATCCGGCAATAGTTGTGGTTGATGAGGGGGGACGTTTTGCGATCAGCCTGTTATCAGGCCATGAGGGTGGAGCAAACAACCTTGCCATCATGGTTGCTAATAGTTTAGGCGCGGAACCGGTTGTTACCACGGCTTCGGAGTCAAAACGTAATATAGTAATCGGCGTGGGCTGCAGGCGAGGCATAAAAAAGGGAGAGATTGTAAAGGCGGTACGATATGCTTTGACTAAAACCGGGCATCCGATAAATAGAGTTAGGTATATCGCCACTATAGATTTAAAACAAAATGAGCGGGGCCTGCAAGATGCATGCGCAGAGTTAGGGATTCCATTAAGGATCGTGCCTGCGGAGTTGATAAAAAAATTTAACGGAACGTATAAAAGATCGTCCTTTGTAAAAGAAAAGATCGGCATTGAGGGGGTGAGCGAGCCTTGTGCGCTAATTGTAGCAAAAAGTCCAAAATTAATTTTGCCAAAAACGATAATCGGCAGAGTTACCATAGCGGTAGTAAGGGAAGCCTAA
- the cobM gene encoding precorrin-4 C(11)-methyltransferase, with amino-acid sequence MKIYFIGAGPGDPELLTIKAGKIIKKADIIIYAGSLINKDIIKPAKKGARLYDSSAMSLEDVLCLIKKAKSTNKIVARIHSGDPSIYGAIQEQMDWCQKQKIDYSVIPGVSSFQAAAASLKQELTLPGVSQTIILTRVSGRTKVPAKEDLRKLSKARATMVIFLSIQEIERVIRKLKDGYGLNTPVAVIEKASFPQERKIIGTLRDIAKKVKEAGITRQALIIVGDVLRKNYQKSKLYDKDFDHMFRKKGDSEGSHCRNN; translated from the coding sequence ATGAAAATATATTTTATAGGTGCTGGGCCGGGCGATCCGGAACTCCTGACTATAAAGGCAGGAAAGATAATTAAGAAGGCGGATATTATTATTTACGCCGGCTCATTAATAAATAAGGATATCATTAAACCGGCCAAAAAAGGCGCGAGGCTTTACGATTCGAGCGCGATGAGCCTCGAAGATGTATTATGCCTAATCAAAAAAGCGAAATCAACCAATAAGATAGTGGCCAGAATTCATAGCGGCGACCCGTCGATCTATGGCGCGATCCAGGAGCAGATGGATTGGTGTCAGAAACAGAAGATAGATTATTCTGTTATTCCCGGGGTGAGTTCTTTTCAGGCAGCGGCCGCAAGCTTAAAGCAGGAGCTTACGCTTCCAGGGGTGAGCCAGACAATAATATTAACAAGGGTTTCAGGCAGGACCAAAGTACCCGCTAAAGAAGATTTGCGAAAGTTGTCCAAGGCAAGAGCTACAATGGTGATTTTCCTGAGTATTCAGGAAATAGAGCGTGTTATAAGGAAACTGAAGGACGGTTATGGGTTAAATACTCCGGTTGCCGTGATAGAAAAAGCCTCTTTTCCCCAAGAGAGAAAAATAATAGGTACATTGCGGGATATCGCAAAAAAAGTTAAAGAGGCAGGTATTACGCGCCAGGCCTTGATTATTGTTGGGGATGTCCTGAGAAAAAATTATCAAAAATCTAAACTATATGATAAAGATTTTGACCACATGTTCAGGAAGAAGGGGGATAGTGAAGGTAGCCATTGTCGCAATAACTAA
- the cobI gene encoding precorrin-2 C(20)-methyltransferase produces the protein MRNDYKKIACRLYGVGIGPGDPKLLTVKAMEILDKVNIIFTPRAKDGERSCARSIVEAAVPGSKNFIELTFPMTKDRKKLKSSWLGAAEKIAKELKKDRIAAFVTIGDPFIYSTYIYLLETLRKNFPDIRVETVPGISAFSAAAASSGLPLVKGNERLAILPVTKNLAGLKKTLKEFDTVVLMKVGSKLDRVICLLKEMKLIKNSVLVSHAGQAGERIVCDLSSLKDKKAGYLSVIIVKRNVDNII, from the coding sequence ATGCGCAATGATTATAAAAAAATAGCCTGCAGGCTTTATGGAGTGGGTATAGGTCCGGGAGATCCGAAACTGCTTACCGTAAAGGCAATGGAGATATTGGATAAGGTTAATATCATCTTTACTCCAAGAGCAAAAGATGGCGAAAGGTCGTGCGCCCGATCTATAGTGGAAGCGGCTGTTCCGGGGTCAAAAAATTTTATTGAGCTTACTTTCCCAATGACGAAGGATCGAAAAAAGCTAAAGTCAAGCTGGCTGGGCGCGGCTGAAAAAATAGCCAAAGAGTTAAAAAAAGATCGAATAGCCGCATTTGTCACAATAGGGGATCCGTTTATTTATAGCACATACATCTATCTTTTAGAGACTTTACGTAAAAATTTTCCAGACATAAGGGTAGAGACTGTCCCTGGGATCAGCGCGTTTAGTGCCGCGGCGGCTTCCAGCGGCCTGCCGCTTGTAAAAGGGAATGAGAGACTGGCCATATTACCGGTGACAAAGAATCTTGCAGGATTAAAAAAGACATTAAAAGAATTTGACACAGTGGTTTTAATGAAAGTCGGCTCAAAACTTGACAGAGTAATTTGTCTTTTGAAGGAAATGAAACTTATAAAAAATTCAGTCCTGGTTAGTCATGCCGGTCAGGCGGGCGAAAGGATAGTATGCGACCTTTCTTCTTTAAAAGATAAGAAGGCAGGATACCTTTCCGTAATCATAGTAAAGCGGAATGTGGATAATATAATATGA
- the cbiE gene encoding precorrin-6y C5,15-methyltransferase (decarboxylating) subunit CbiE, with the protein MNKVYIIGVGPGAIDYLLPVARKEIKRADCLIGAERLLSLFLYRNKKKIRLEGHFKKAVSYIKKNKDKERIAVLVSGDPGLYSYLGAIRTALKKEEYAVIPGISTLQIAFAKIGESWQDAKIISIHGRGKGNLVRDVKSSDKVFLFTDMKFPPGKIADYLLHNGVKNRRAVVFEALTYPNERIVDTDLKGLSSKRGFGLCAMIIKK; encoded by the coding sequence ATGAACAAAGTATATATAATCGGAGTGGGGCCGGGCGCAATCGACTATTTATTGCCCGTGGCAAGAAAAGAGATAAAAAGAGCGGATTGCCTGATTGGAGCAGAGCGCCTGTTATCACTTTTTTTGTATCGGAATAAAAAAAAGATTCGGCTCGAAGGGCATTTTAAAAAAGCGGTCTCATATATAAAAAAGAATAAAGATAAAGAGAGGATAGCCGTCCTTGTTTCAGGCGATCCGGGATTATACAGTTACCTGGGCGCTATTAGGACGGCTTTAAAGAAAGAAGAATACGCGGTAATCCCCGGCATAAGCACCCTGCAGATCGCTTTTGCTAAGATTGGCGAGAGCTGGCAGGATGCGAAGATCATCAGTATACACGGCAGAGGAAAGGGGAATTTAGTCAGGGATGTCAAGAGTTCCGACAAAGTCTTTTTATTCACTGATATGAAATTTCCTCCCGGGAAAATAGCTGACTATTTACTGCATAATGGCGTTAAAAATAGAAGGGCGGTTGTCTTCGAAGCCCTTACATATCCAAATGAGAGAATCGTCGATACCGATCTAAAAGGATTGTCAAGTAAGAGGGGGTTCGGGTTATGCGCAATGATTATAAAAAAATAG
- the cbiD gene encoding cobalt-precorrin-5B (C(1))-methyltransferase CbiD has protein sequence MNLRKGFTTGTCAQAAAKAAGIMLINKRVVKSVDVETPKGVHLNLRVIDQKIGRDFARCAVVKDAGDDPDVTDGARIYAKVKYCDKKGILITGAEGVGVVTKPGLAVSVGEYAINPVPRQMIVKETKPCLASLRFMKQHKGIKVIISVPQGRKMARHTFNGRLGIEGGISIIGTTGIVEPKSTDAYKKSLSLQLDVLKAAGYKNATLILGYVGEKFCKEVLGLKPDSVVKIGDHIGFMLSECAKKNINKVLLIGHIGKLVKVANGQLDTNIKFGDHRIKTIARYARLCGAKKPILEDIMEQACAEATIDILMKYNLTQVFDMIAKRTVDAINEFVDDQLSVSCILLSLHGKALSVYPKKRIKK, from the coding sequence ATGAATCTTAGAAAAGGATTTACTACAGGCACTTGTGCCCAGGCTGCTGCGAAAGCCGCCGGTATTATGCTCATCAATAAAAGAGTGGTAAAAAGTGTCGACGTAGAAACCCCTAAGGGCGTACATCTTAATCTAAGGGTTATCGACCAAAAGATAGGGAGAGATTTCGCCCGGTGCGCGGTAGTTAAAGACGCGGGCGATGACCCTGATGTAACTGACGGCGCCAGGATATATGCAAAAGTGAAATATTGCGATAAGAAAGGGATTTTAATAACAGGCGCAGAGGGCGTGGGAGTAGTTACCAAGCCGGGTCTTGCGGTAAGCGTCGGCGAATATGCGATTAATCCAGTGCCAAGGCAGATGATTGTTAAAGAGACCAAGCCCTGCTTAGCCTCGCTCCGGTTTATGAAACAGCATAAGGGGATAAAAGTAATAATAAGTGTCCCGCAGGGAAGGAAGATGGCCAGGCATACTTTTAACGGGCGGCTTGGCATAGAAGGCGGCATTTCCATCATCGGCACTACGGGCATAGTCGAACCTAAATCAACGGACGCTTACAAGAAATCTTTATCCCTTCAGCTCGATGTTTTGAAGGCCGCAGGATATAAAAATGCTACCCTGATCCTGGGATATGTGGGAGAAAAGTTTTGCAAAGAAGTTCTTGGGCTTAAACCGGATTCAGTGGTCAAGATAGGCGACCACATCGGGTTTATGCTCTCCGAGTGTGCAAAAAAGAATATAAATAAAGTCCTTCTTATAGGCCATATCGGTAAATTGGTAAAGGTTGCTAATGGCCAGCTTGATACCAATATCAAATTTGGAGATCATCGCATTAAAACAATTGCAAGATATGCCAGGCTTTGCGGCGCGAAAAAACCGATCTTAGAAGATATAATGGAGCAGGCCTGTGCAGAAGCCACTATCGATATATTGATGAAATATAATCTTACACAGGTTTTCGATATGATTGCAAAAAGAACAGTGGATGCGATAAATGAATTTGTAGATGATCAGCTTTCTGTTAGTTGCATACTGCTTTCCCTGCACGGGAAGGCGTTGTCAGTGTATCCAAAAAAAAGAATAAAGAAATGA
- a CDS encoding ATP-binding cassette domain-containing protein: MANILETKNLHFSYPDGLPALQGIDLSIKKGEFLGILGANGSGKTTLLKILNGLLKTAKGEIYLEGENVRASNRNILFSKVCTMFQNPDDQLFASTVGEDIAYGPTNMGLKKDEVCKRIGHALDAVGMPAFAEKPIHNLSFGEKKKICLAGVLAMGPEVMLLDEPTSCLDPMGVNSIMQLLKKLNKEKGITMIMTTHSVDLVPVFIDRVVILNKGTVVLDGDPEEVFSHADAIRDAKLRLPRIGQLFETLRRDDAINFDGLPLTIGEAREEIKNILSK; the protein is encoded by the coding sequence ATGGCCAACATTTTAGAAACTAAAAATCTACACTTCAGCTATCCTGACGGCTTGCCTGCTTTACAGGGTATCGACCTCTCGATCAAAAAGGGCGAGTTTTTGGGTATATTAGGCGCCAATGGCTCCGGCAAAACGACGCTATTAAAAATACTCAACGGCCTCTTAAAAACTGCAAAAGGTGAAATTTATTTAGAGGGAGAGAACGTCAGGGCTAGCAACAGGAATATCCTGTTCAGCAAAGTCTGTACCATGTTTCAGAATCCGGATGACCAGCTATTTGCTTCCACAGTAGGTGAAGATATCGCCTATGGTCCGACGAATATGGGGCTTAAAAAAGACGAAGTCTGCAAAAGAATAGGGCACGCGCTTGATGCTGTAGGCATGCCGGCATTTGCCGAAAAACCTATACATAATTTAAGTTTTGGCGAAAAGAAAAAGATCTGCTTGGCCGGCGTTTTAGCCATGGGTCCCGAGGTGATGTTATTGGATGAGCCGACCTCGTGCCTGGACCCGATGGGGGTTAATTCTATTATGCAGCTACTAAAAAAATTGAACAAAGAAAAAGGAATAACCATGATCATGACCACGCACTCTGTGGATCTGGTGCCTGTGTTTATTGACCGCGTAGTTATATTAAATAAAGGAACGGTCGTGCTTGATGGTGATCCCGAAGAAGTCTTCTCACATGCCGATGCCATAAGGGACGCTAAATTGAGATTGCCGCGCATTGGGCAGCTATTCGAGACCTTAAGAAGGGACGATGCGATTAATTTTGACGGCCTCCCGCTTACTATAGGCGAGGCGCGGGAAGAGATTAAAAACATATTATCCAAATGA
- the cbiQ gene encoding cobalt ECF transporter T component CbiQ, with amino-acid sequence MRADIFSDSFAQKKNYLTEADARVKMLYVAAAIIIVISSRQFYAPLTALCLSVVFLLGIRIPVKIILWRLATPLSIAGTIFLIQVFFFAMPLMQGFLIVAKALGAVSLIVFLSMTTPVNRLLNAARWFKVPDTWIEVAMLTYRYIFVLLEDALTIRDAQRVRLGYSGLARSLKSFGELIGSTVIRTYDRSIAVYESMVLRGYNGTTQNIVWEEGFKIKDAVAVIIFITILTSLLALNILLY; translated from the coding sequence ATGCGCGCTGATATATTTAGTGATTCTTTTGCACAGAAGAAAAACTATTTGACGGAAGCGGATGCCAGAGTAAAGATGCTTTATGTGGCCGCGGCGATAATTATAGTAATCTCATCACGCCAGTTTTACGCGCCGCTAACCGCGCTTTGTTTATCCGTAGTTTTCCTTTTAGGCATCAGGATTCCGGTAAAAATTATTCTATGGAGATTAGCCACTCCCTTAAGCATAGCCGGTACGATTTTTCTTATACAGGTTTTCTTTTTTGCCATGCCCCTGATGCAGGGTTTTTTAATCGTGGCTAAGGCACTCGGGGCCGTATCTTTAATCGTATTCTTGTCCATGACTACGCCTGTAAATAGGCTGCTTAACGCAGCCCGGTGGTTTAAAGTGCCTGATACCTGGATCGAGGTAGCCATGCTTACTTACCGCTATATATTTGTTTTACTGGAAGATGCGCTAACTATTAGAGATGCGCAACGAGTTCGCCTTGGGTATAGCGGCTTAGCGCGAAGTTTAAAATCTTTTGGCGAATTGATTGGGTCAACCGTTATCAGGACATATGACCGTTCTATAGCGGTTTATGAATCTATGGTGCTGCGCGGATATAACGGAACGACGCAGAATATCGTTTGGGAAGAAGGTTTTAAAATTAAAGATGCTGTCGCGGTTATCATATTCATTACAATATTAACGTCGCTTTTGGCATTAAATATATTACTTTATTAG
- a CDS encoding precorrin-8X methylmutase → MQIITSPKEIELKSFRIVDKYLADVKLARPQKEVTARVIHATSDLNYAKDILFHPKAIRAAVTAIKKGKNIVADANMVKAGINKKILSGFGGRVICFIDNKGVAKQASRLNITRSILAMRKACKSINGGIVVIGNAPTALFEVCDMVSKGRAEPSLIIGLPVGFVGAKESKKKLRTLKIPYITNRSRYGGSSAAAACVNALLKIAKREKE, encoded by the coding sequence GTGCAGATAATCACCAGCCCTAAAGAGATTGAATTAAAAAGCTTCCGGATAGTCGACAAGTATTTGGCGGATGTAAAATTAGCGCGACCCCAGAAAGAGGTCACGGCTAGAGTGATCCACGCTACGAGTGACCTTAATTACGCAAAAGACATTCTCTTCCACCCAAAAGCGATACGGGCCGCCGTGACAGCGATAAAGAAGGGAAAGAATATTGTTGCGGACGCAAACATGGTCAAAGCCGGTATAAATAAAAAAATATTATCCGGTTTCGGAGGCAGGGTTATCTGTTTTATCGATAACAAGGGTGTCGCAAAGCAGGCTTCCCGGTTGAATATCACCCGCTCCATATTGGCCATGAGAAAAGCCTGTAAATCGATTAACGGCGGGATCGTGGTTATAGGCAATGCCCCGACTGCGTTATTCGAAGTTTGCGACATGGTCAGTAAAGGAAGAGCAGAACCTTCCTTGATAATAGGGCTGCCCGTAGGATTTGTGGGAGCCAAAGAGTCCAAGAAAAAATTACGTACTTTAAAGATCCCGTATATTACCAATCGGAGCAGGTATGGAGGATCCAGCGCAGCCGCGGCCTGCGTTAATGCGTTGTTAAAGATAGCCAAAAGAGAGAAGGAGTAA